The genomic DNA CCCTGCTGCTCGCCGGACTGGGGCTGGCCAGCCTGCAGCTGTTCGAGCCGGACAGCCTCCCGTACCTGCTCGCCGCGATCGTCGCGATCTCCAACGGCCTGGTCGCCGCCTTCAACCTGCTGCCCGGACTCCCGCTGGACGGCGGCAGGGTCCTGCGGGCGGCGCTGTGGAAGCTGACCGGTGACCCCGACCGCTCCACCCGGGCCGCAGCCTGGGCCGGTCGCGGTGTGGCCGTCCTCGTGGTCCCAGTGCTGCTGCTCGTCGTGCTCCCGGCGACCGGGGTGACGTCGGCCAGCCTGGTGACCGTGCTGTTCACCGGCCTCATCGCCGCCTTCGTCTATGCCGGCGCGAGCGCCAGCCTGCACCGAGCCCGGTTCGTCGAGCGACTGCCGCTGGTCAGCGTCGCCCTGTTGGCCCGCCCGGCGCTCGAGGTACCTGCCGACCTGCCCCTGGCCGAGGCGGTGCGGCGGGCGCAGGAAGCGGGGCTGCGTGCGGTCGTGGTGACCGACAGCGCCGGCCGGCTGCAGGCCGTGGTCAGCGAAGCGGCGGTGCAGGCCACCCCCCAGGAACGCCGACCGTGGGTGACCGTCGGGACGGTCGCGCGCCGCCTCGAGGACGGCCTGCTGCTCGATCCGTCCCTCGAGGGGGAGCGGCTGCTCGAGGCGATGCGGGCAGCCCCCGCCAGCGAGTACGTGGTGCCCGACCCGGCCGGCCCATTCCGGGTGCTCGTCGCCGCCGACGTTGCCGAGGCGGTCACGCCGTAGCCTTGCTCCCTCGTGACCTCAGGAGCAGAACGCCGCCGCGGTCCGCTGCGGCCCGGCGACCAGGTGCAACTGACCGACCCCAAGGGGCGGATGCACACGATCACGCTCGAGGCGGGCAAGGCCTTTCACACCCACAAGGGGATCCTCGAGCACGACACCCTGATCGGCGGTCCCGAGGGTGTCGTCGTCACGATCGGCGCCACCAGCTATCTGGCGCTGCGGCCGCTGCTGGCCGACTACGTGCTGTCGATGCCGCGCGGGGCCCAGGTCGTCTACCCGAAGGACGCGGGCCAGATCGTCCAGATGGCCGACGTCTTCCCGGGCGCGCACGTCGTCGAGGCCGGCGTCGGCTCCGGCGCACTGACCATGTCGCTGCTGCGGGCCGTGGGTGAGAGCGGCCACGTCAGCTCGTACGAGCGGCGGGCAGACTTCGCCGCGATCGCCCAGCAGAACGTGGAGCGCTTCTTCGGCGCGCCGCACCCCGCGTGGAGCGTGACGGTCGGTGACCTGGCACAGGCGCTGCCGGCGTCGTCCACGGACCGGCAGGTGGACCGGGTCGTGCTGGACATGCTGGCTCCCTGGGAGGTCCTGGACGCCGTTTCCGGTGCGCTGCGACCGGGTGGAGTGGTCTGCGTGTACGTCGCCACCACCACCCAGCTGAGCAACACGGTCGAGGCCCTGCGGGCGCACGGCACCTTCACCGAGCCGCAGTCGTGGGA from Mycobacteriales bacterium includes the following:
- a CDS encoding site-2 protease family protein codes for the protein MATPAPEAAVRGGVQVGRVLGVPVLVSPTWLLFAGFIVLSYGPLLTDRFGPTRAYVGAASFAVLLLLSVLLHEIGHCVVARAFQLPVRSITVTLLAGLTEITEPPQTPAREYAVAVIGPMVSLLLAGLGLASLQLFEPDSLPYLLAAIVAISNGLVAAFNLLPGLPLDGGRVLRAALWKLTGDPDRSTRAAAWAGRGVAVLVVPVLLLVVLPATGVTSASLVTVLFTGLIAAFVYAGASASLHRARFVERLPLVSVALLARPALEVPADLPLAEAVRRAQEAGLRAVVVTDSAGRLQAVVSEAAVQATPQERRPWVTVGTVARRLEDGLLLDPSLEGERLLEAMRAAPASEYVVPDPAGPFRVLVAADVAEAVTP
- a CDS encoding tRNA (adenine-N1)-methyltransferase; protein product: MTSGAERRRGPLRPGDQVQLTDPKGRMHTITLEAGKAFHTHKGILEHDTLIGGPEGVVVTIGATSYLALRPLLADYVLSMPRGAQVVYPKDAGQIVQMADVFPGAHVVEAGVGSGALTMSLLRAVGESGHVSSYERRADFAAIAQQNVERFFGAPHPAWSVTVGDLAQALPASSTDRQVDRVVLDMLAPWEVLDAVSGALRPGGVVCVYVATTTQLSNTVEALRAHGTFTEPQSWESMVRGWHVEGLAVRPEHRMIGHTGFLCTSRRLAEGVEPPLRRRRPSKGMDAAVEPPVERTEPFRPNLP